CTGCCTTTCCTGGGCATCGATGAGCGTCGGTTCCACTATACGTGGGTTTCTGCCTCGGAAGGGGCGCGCTGGCAGAAGACCGTCACCGATTTCACCAAGGTGATTCATGAACTGGGGCCAATGAATCGGCAGCCAGCGGTCAGCGATAAGCCATCAGCAAAAATTACGTAGGGGCGATTCTTGTGATCGCCCAAAACCGGGGGTATTGTCACCCTCACCTAGCCTCTCCCATCGAGGGAGAGGGATCGAAAAAGGAAATAGATCGTGACTTTATCGAAACTCAAAGAGTTAGTGCAGCAGGTTCTCCCTGAAGTCGATGTGCTCATCGGCTACAAGCAGGGATTCGACCCTGTTCACGCTACCCCGGCTTTTGTCACCAAACCGGAACAGATAAACGACCTGATCTGGAATCCGCTGTGCGTTCATAACCTCTGCTCCTATCTACCCTTCATGAAGGACAAGAAGGTGGGGGTGATCGTCAAGGGATGCGACAGCCGGACAATCGTTCAGTACATGCAGGAAAAGCTGATCGATCGGACGAAGGTAAGGGTGATCGGAATTCCCTGCCGCGGCGTGATCTCGGTGAACAAAGTCCTGCACGCGGTCAATCACCAGCCCATCGAATCGATTAACTTCGAGGGTGGGAATCTGGTGGTGAAAACGCCCGAAGGACCAAAGACGATTCCCATGGACGAAGTGATGCCGGCCAAGTGCTCAATCTGTCAATATCCCACTCCTCTGAATTACGACCATCTCGTTGGCGAAGCGATTCAGTCGGACAAGCCCAAAGAGAAAGTTTTTGAGGACATCAAGGAATTTGAAAAGCTCTCTCTGGAGGAGCGGCGCAAGTACTGGGAAAAGGAGTTCGACCGCTGCATCCGCTGCTACGCCTGCCGCAACGCCTGCCCCATGTGCGTTTGCCAGGACCAATGCCTCGCGGAGAGTCGTGATTCTCACTGGACTTCCCAGCGTGACGATCTGACGGAGAAGTACATGTTCCATATGATTCACAGCCTTCACCTGGCGGGAAGGTGTATTGAGTGCGGCGAATGCGAACGGGTCTGCCCCATGGAAATTCCGGTGGCTAAGATCAAGAAGAAGATCGGAATGGAGCTGAAGGAATTGTTCGATTACGTGCCGGGAATCAATCCCGAAGACACGCCTCCCATGTACACGTTCAAGGCGGAAGAGGCAACCATTCAGGAGCATAAACTCTAATGGCTCACAGCGGTTTCATTCCCAAAGACAATTTGAATAGTGTGATCGAAGCACTGAGCAAAAAGGCCCGGCTGTTTGTGCCGGTTGAGGAAGGCGATCTGGTCCTGTTCAAGCCGTTTGCCGCGGGGCAAACGATGTGCTTTTCCAGGCCTGCCAATCTTCCGCCCAAGGCGGTCATTTTCCCGCAAAGTGATGTCCTCTTCGATTTCAATCTGAAAAAGGACATGGAGAATCTCAAGAAGGTGGAGGTAGAGCTCAAAGAGAATCTGGATTTCCCCTCGACCATCATCGTCGGTTGCCGTCCGTGCGATGCCCAGGGGTTCCGGATTTACGACCGGGTCTATCTGGAAGCTGGGGCCACCGATCCCTATTACAAAGGCCGCCGGGAAAAGACCACTATCATCACCCTGACATGCAACGCTCCTTCTCCGGGATGTTTCTGCACCTCTGTGGGCAGAGGCCCGGCCGATGAGGACGGCTCCGACCTACTGATGACCGAGCTTCCCAAGGGCTATTACCTCGAAGCAGTGACAGATAAGGGAGAAGCTGTTTTGAAGGAGCTTGGCCTTGCGGATGGAAGCGCTTATCGGGAAGAGGCGGAAAAGGCCCAGGAGAGCGCGGCCAAGGCGGTGAGAAAGCCCTTTGCCAGCCTGGAGAAAACCCCGGAGAAACTCATCGGCCTTTTTGATGATCAGCAGTTCTGGGAGGCGGAAGCAGCGAAGTGTATAAGTTGCGGTGCTTGCACTTATCTTTGTCCTACCTGCTATTGCTTCAACATCACCGATGAGCAGGCAGGAAGCCGAGGCGAGCGGATTCGAAGCTGGGATGCCTGCATGTTTGCCCATTTCACGTTGGAAGCAAGCGGCCACAATCCCCGGCCGAGCAAAGCTCAGCGGCTCAAAAACCGCGTGGGTCATAAGTTCAGTTACTACCCGACCCGATACAAGGGTGTCACTGCCTGTTGCGGATGCGGACGCTGCATCCGATATTGCCCCGTATCAGTGGACATTAGCGAAATCGTTGCGCATGTCCAAGGAGCCCAAGGATGACCGAACATCACTCTAATCCCTATCTTCCTGAACTGGCAACGGTCACCCGGGTGATTGAAGAGACCCCGAACATCAAATCGTTCCAGGTGGTCCTCAACGACCCGGCGAAGATGAAGAAGTTTTTCTTTGAGCCCGGGCAGGTGGGACAGGTTTCCGTCTTTGGCGTGGGAGAATCCACATTTGTGATAAACTCGCCGCCGACTCGCATGGACTTCTTGCAGTTCAGTGTGATGAAAGCCGGTGAGGTCACCGCGGCGCTGCACGAACTCGCTGAAGGTGAGCAGATCGGTGTGAGGGCTCCACTTGGGAACTGGTTTCCCTATAAGAGCATGAAGGGGAAGAATATCCTTTTTGTGGGCGGCGGCATTGGACTGGCTCCGCTCCGAACCCTCATCCTGTTCATGCTGGATAATCGCTCCGACTATGCAGACATTACCATTCTATACGGAGCTCGAACTTCCCTTGACCTTTGCTACAAACAAGACCTGAAGGAATGGGCAGCCAGATCGGATGTCAAGCTGATCCAGACCATCGATGCGGAATATCCCGGCTGGACCGGGAAGATCGGGATGGTTCCCAATGTCCTCAAGGAGATCGCTCCTTCAGCGGAAAACGCCGTGGCCGTCACCTGCGGCCCGCCGATCATGATCAAATTCACCCTGCAGGCGCTCTCGCAGCTCAAGTTCACCGATGATCAGATCCTCACCACGCTGGAAAAGCGCATGAAGTGCGGCATAGGTATCTGCGGACGCTGCAATATCGGCGATAAATACGTTTGCAAGGACGGGCCGGTTTTTTCCCTTGCCCAGCTTAAAGATATCCCCTCGGAGCTTTAGATCCGGTCATCACTTCTTAAAGGAGGTATGTATGCCTATACCAAATGAAGCCTTTGACACAGGGACCACTTTAATAGACTTCTTCGTCGAGAACCAAGACCAGGCATATAGCTACTCAGAATTGGAGCAGCGTTTCGGTTCCAATGTCTGGTCAGGCCTGTTCTACTTAACGATCAAAGGCAACATAGAGAGCAAAATCGTCAGCAGGGATGTATATTACCGGCTGAAGAGGCAGCCGCGATAAGTATCCTCAGCTTTTCAGCCTCTGAATCTACACTCGCATGAAATTATGTGGCAGCCATTGCCGGGCGGTCATGGTGACATGAGGAGATCACTTTTCGGATAGCCATCGCTCTGCTTCTGCAATATCGGTAAAAGACTTCATCTGAGCTCCCCTGTTGCGTGCCACATTCTCGCCAAAACTGGCATTGGCCGCCGGCAAAGTATGCCGAGAGAAGACCACGGCGTACTTCACTCCGCGGGGGATTGCATCACGGTTTGATGTTGCCAGAGCGAATATGCCCATCGTGGAAATCCTCACAACGGCATGTCGAACATCAACCAGAATGTGGCGTGCGTCGGTTTCGCCAAGGGACAACAGCACTCGGTCACGCATAGCAAGGTAGCGCTTCTCATCCAATTCCCCTGTAACGGTGGCCACCAGAACATCATCCTCTGTCTTGATTTCGATCGACCAGTCCATGATCTCCCCCCTCAACTCAAATTCTGAAGTCTCCCTGCCGAGCCGATTGACAAAGTTTGCCGGGCGAACGGCCCCATTAGTCCCTCATGCCCTAATTATAAGGCAACCGGCTGTATATGTCAATAATGGAGGATAGGGTCTGAGGGTCAACTATCGGCCATAGCACAGAGACTACCGGTGTTTGAAAGCTAAAATCGAGGGCGTCTTTCCGACTGAAGTGAAACGTCTCACAGTCTCTCCATGCGATCCTTGACAGCTATCTGCCCTTGCCCTATTCTTAGGGTGTTGTTTGTTCCCCCCGCCAGCCTTTTGCCAGAGGCCTAACCATGGGAAAAGTAACCATCATTACCGATAGTTCCGCGTGCCTGCCCAAGGAGTTGGTGGATAAATATGGCGTACTGGTGGTCCCCATGAGGCTCATCATCCAGGGGCAGACTTATCGCGATGGGGTGGATATCACGCCCGGCAAGGTCTATAATCTTCAGCGGAGCAGCCGGGTTCTCCCGACCACTTCAGCTCCATCGCCAGCCGAGTTCCTCGAAGCTTATCGCTCTGCCAGTGAGACATCAGATGCCCTTTTGAGTATCGCCATCTCCCATAAACTCAGCATGGTCTTCGAATCGGCAATCAAGGCAAAAGAGATGGCGCAGGATACGATCCCCGGCATACAGATCGAGGTTCTCGATGCGCAGACGGCCGCCGGAGCACATGGATTACTGGTCCTGGCTGCTGCTCGGGTGATTGCTTCCGGAGGCAGTCTGGCTGAGGCAGTCCATGAGATTGAACGGGTGTTTCCCAAGCTCAATCTGATTGCAGCCGTGGATACACTCTATTTCCTGGCCAAAAGCGGTCGAGTGCCTCAAGCCACTGCCTGGGCAAGCTCTCTTCTTTCCATCAAGCCTATCCTCCAAGTGAGAGATGGCTCAGCCATTCCGCTGCAAAGGATCAGGACGAAGTCCAAAGCCATGAAGCGGCTGATTGAGATCATGGA
The sequence above is a segment of the Dehalococcoidia bacterium genome. Coding sequences within it:
- a CDS encoding 4Fe-4S dicluster domain-containing protein encodes the protein MTLSKLKELVQQVLPEVDVLIGYKQGFDPVHATPAFVTKPEQINDLIWNPLCVHNLCSYLPFMKDKKVGVIVKGCDSRTIVQYMQEKLIDRTKVRVIGIPCRGVISVNKVLHAVNHQPIESINFEGGNLVVKTPEGPKTIPMDEVMPAKCSICQYPTPLNYDHLVGEAIQSDKPKEKVFEDIKEFEKLSLEERRKYWEKEFDRCIRCYACRNACPMCVCQDQCLAESRDSHWTSQRDDLTEKYMFHMIHSLHLAGRCIECGECERVCPMEIPVAKIKKKIGMELKELFDYVPGINPEDTPPMYTFKAEEATIQEHKL
- a CDS encoding FAD/NAD(P)-binding protein gives rise to the protein MTEHHSNPYLPELATVTRVIEETPNIKSFQVVLNDPAKMKKFFFEPGQVGQVSVFGVGESTFVINSPPTRMDFLQFSVMKAGEVTAALHELAEGEQIGVRAPLGNWFPYKSMKGKNILFVGGGIGLAPLRTLILFMLDNRSDYADITILYGARTSLDLCYKQDLKEWAARSDVKLIQTIDAEYPGWTGKIGMVPNVLKEIAPSAENAVAVTCGPPIMIKFTLQALSQLKFTDDQILTTLEKRMKCGIGICGRCNIGDKYVCKDGPVFSLAQLKDIPSEL
- a CDS encoding 4Fe-4S dicluster domain-containing protein; amino-acid sequence: MAHSGFIPKDNLNSVIEALSKKARLFVPVEEGDLVLFKPFAAGQTMCFSRPANLPPKAVIFPQSDVLFDFNLKKDMENLKKVEVELKENLDFPSTIIVGCRPCDAQGFRIYDRVYLEAGATDPYYKGRREKTTIITLTCNAPSPGCFCTSVGRGPADEDGSDLLMTELPKGYYLEAVTDKGEAVLKELGLADGSAYREEAEKAQESAAKAVRKPFASLEKTPEKLIGLFDDQQFWEAEAAKCISCGACTYLCPTCYCFNITDEQAGSRGERIRSWDACMFAHFTLEASGHNPRPSKAQRLKNRVGHKFSYYPTRYKGVTACCGCGRCIRYCPVSVDISEIVAHVQGAQG
- a CDS encoding STAS/SEC14 domain-containing protein, translated to MDWSIEIKTEDDVLVATVTGELDEKRYLAMRDRVLLSLGETDARHILVDVRHAVVRISTMGIFALATSNRDAIPRGVKYAVVFSRHTLPAANASFGENVARNRGAQMKSFTDIAEAERWLSEK
- a CDS encoding DegV family protein → MGKVTIITDSSACLPKELVDKYGVLVVPMRLIIQGQTYRDGVDITPGKVYNLQRSSRVLPTTSAPSPAEFLEAYRSASETSDALLSIAISHKLSMVFESAIKAKEMAQDTIPGIQIEVLDAQTAAGAHGLLVLAAARVIASGGSLAEAVHEIERVFPKLNLIAAVDTLYFLAKSGRVPQATAWASSLLSIKPILQVRDGSAIPLQRIRTKSKAMKRLIEIMEERSGRKRMHINIMHAGVPEEAETLRKRVLERFECAELYVTEFTPVMGVHTGPGLVGLAFYAD